The sequence CAGATCGAGCGTTACGCCTGAGACGCGCACCGACATCGCCGCGGGCTCAAAGAGCAGATCGCCGAACTGCAGCAGGATCGGTTGCCGCGCACCCGGACGGCGCAGCACGGCCCGCAGACGGGCCTCCAGTTCGGTCAGGCTGAAGGGTTTTACCACGTAATCATCCGCACCGGCATTCAACCCGGTGACCTTACTCTCCACCCCGTCGCGGGCGGTCAGGATGATGACCGGAATGCCGGCATTCTGCCCCCCGCGCCGCAATGCCGTCAGCAGGCTGAGACCGTCACCATCGGCAAGCCCGAGGTCGAGCACCATCGCGTGATAGGCAGAGATCGCCAGCAGATGCTGTGCTTCCACGCCGCCCGGTGTGTGATCGACCACGAAGCCGGCCCGCGTCAGATGGTCAGCAACCATCGCGG is a genomic window of Gemmobacter sp. 24YEA27 containing:
- a CDS encoding response regulator transcription factor — protein: MRVLLVEDNRDLAAMVADHLTRAGFVVDHTPGGVEAQHLLAISAYHAMVLDLGLADGDGLSLLTALRRGGQNAGIPVIILTARDGVESKVTGLNAGADDYVVKPFSLTELEARLRAVLRRPGARQPILLQFGDLLFEPAAMSVRVSGVTLDLARKEYALLEEMIRAAPGVVIKDSIEDRLYSLDEPVTRMPLRPSCPVCAKNCRRRRLRCGSRPCAVLATGWRSGDECAGSIVFAAV